In Tiliqua scincoides isolate rTilSci1 chromosome 1, rTilSci1.hap2, whole genome shotgun sequence, the following are encoded in one genomic region:
- the EZR gene encoding ezrin: protein MPKPVSVRVTTMDAELEFAIQPNTTGKQLFDQVVKTIGLREVWYFGLQYIDNKGFPTWLKLDKKVSAQDVKKESPLQFKFRAKFFPEDVAEELIQDITQKLFFLQVKDGILSDEIYCPPETAVLLGSYAVQAKFGDYNKEAHKAGYLHTEHLIPQRVMDQHKLSREQWEERIQVWHAEHDGMLKESAMLEYLKIAQDLEMYGINYFEIKNKKGTDLWLGVDALGLNIYEKEDKLTPKIGFPWSEIRNISFNDKKFVIKPIDKKAPDFVFYAPRLRINKRILQLCMGNHELYMRRRKPDTIEVQQMKAQAREDKHQKQLERQQLENEKKKRETIEKEKEQMLREKEELMVRLQEYELKTQKAEKELSDQICKAKQLEDERKRAQEEAERLENERLSALQAKEELERQAADQMKSQEQLATELAEYTARIALLEEARKRKENEVEEWQHRAKEAQEDLVKTKEELHLVMTAPPPPPPPVYEPVNYHVHDNLQDEGIESSGYSAEFSSEGILDDRNEEERITEAEKNERVQRQLKTLTDELAQARDDNKKTQNDVIHTENMRQGRDKYKTLRQIRQGNTKQRIDEFEAM from the exons gtcAGTGTTCGAGTTACCACCATGGATGCAGAGCTGGAGTTTGCTATTCAGCCTAACACTACAGGCAAACAACTGTTTGACCAG GTGGTCAAGACTATTGGTTTGCGTGAAGTGTGGTACTTTGGTCTTCAGTATATAGATAACAAAGGATTCCCAACCTGGTTGAAGCTTGacaaaaag gTTTCTGCTCAAGACGTCAAGAAAGAGAGCCCTCTGCAGTTCAAATTTCGTGCCAAGTTTTTCCCGGAAGATGTAGCCGAGGAACTGATCCAGGACATCACACAAAAACTGTTCTTTCTTCAGGTGAAGGATGGAATCCTTAGTGATGAGATCTATTGCCCACCTGAAACTGCAGTTCTCCTTGGGTCTTATGCTGTACAAGCTAAATTTGGAGACTACAACAAAGAAGCGCACAAGGCTGGATATCTTCATACTGAACACTTAATTCCTCAACG TGTCATGGACCAACATAAACTCTCTAGAGAACAGTGGGAAGAACGGATCCAGGTGTGGCATGCTGAACATGATGGAATGCTTAA AGAGAGTGCGATGCTGGAATACCTGAAGATTGCCCAGGACCTTGAGATGTATGGAATCAACTACTTTGAAATCAAGAATAAGAAAGGGACTGATCTCTGGCTGGGGGTTGATGCACTTGGGCTGAACATTTATGAGAAGGAGGACAA ATTGACCCCTAAAATTGGCTTCCCTTGGAGTGAGATCCGAAACATCTCTTTCAATGACAAGAAGTTTGTTATAAAACCAATTGACAAGAAAGCACCG GACTTTGTGTTTTATGCTCCTCGTCTAAGGATTAACAAGAGAATCCTGCAGCTGTGCATGGGGAATCATGAGCTGTACATGCGCCGTAGGAAACCTGACACCATTGAGGTCCAACAAATGAAAGCCCAGGCCCGTGAAGATAAGCACCAAAAGCAGCTAGAGAG ACAacaactagaaaatgaaaagaagaagagggaaacaattgagaaggagaaagagcagaTGTTAAGGGAGAAAGAAGAGCTGATGGTGAGACTGCAAGAATATGAACTGAAGACCCAGAAAGCTGAAAAAG AACTCTCAGACCAAATCTGTAAAGCCAAGCAGCTTGAGGATGAAAGGAAAAGAGCTCAGGAAGAAGCTGAGCGCCTGGAAAATGAGCGTTTAAGTGCTCTGCAAGCCAAAGAAGAGCTAGAGAGGCAAGCTGCTGACCAGATGAAGAGCCAGGAGCAGCTG GCTACAGAGCTTGCAGAATACACTGCCAGGATTGCACTTCTGGAAGAGGCAAGGAAACGCAAAGAGAATGAGGTGGAAGAGTGGCAACACAGG GCTAAGGAAGCTCAAGAAGATCTTGTGAAAACAAAAGAAGAGCTACATTTGGTGATGACTGctccacctcctccacccccacccgtGTACGAGCCAGTGAACTATCACGTCCATGATAACCTTCAGGATGAAGGAATAGAATCTTCTGGCTACAGCGCAGAATTCTCAAGTGAAGGCATATTGGATGATCGCAATGAAGAGGAGCGTATTACTGAAGCAGAAAAGAATGAGCGTGTGCAAAGGCAGTTGAAG ACGCTGACTGATGAACTAGCCCAGGCCAGAGATGACAATAAGAAGACCCAAAATGACGTCATTCACACAGAGAATATGCGGCAAGGACGTGACAAGTACAAGACACTGAGGCAAATTCGACAAGGAAACACTAAGCAGAGAATCGATGAGTTCGAGGCTATGTAA